A stretch of DNA from Noviherbaspirillum sedimenti:
TCAACTGGCCTCCACGTGTTTGGCCGAGCGGCGGCGCACAGACGGTGGCTTTTCAACACCGGGAGATTGACGTGTCGCTGTTGATGCAGCCTGCGGGTCACATCCGGGGAGTTCACGGACCAAGCTTTGCATCCACGCCGGCAATACGTTGAAGCCATCGAGCAGATCCTGGCGGATCGCGGCGCCGTGTACAGGGTCGGCCAGCACCTTGGTCAGTTTGCTCAGGATAGGATAACGCTCCGAAGTCAATGTGTCTTTCAACCAGTGCAGCGCCTGCACGATGCGCATGGCCGGACGCCCCGCCCAGTAAAGACGGCTAGGCGCCGTCTGCTTGAACTCGATGGTGAGCTTGTCTAGCTGAACCGCGCGACGGCGGGTGTCGGTATGGATGGTGACGCGAGCCGGCACCGCATCGGTCAGGCCGAGGTCATTGGCGGCGGTCATGCCGTCTACCAGTAGGCGCAGTTGATCACGGCGGGCAATGGCTTCCGCCACAGCGCGGTAGTCCGGGGTTGTGGGGCGCTTGGTCAGGCTGTTGAACTTGGGCCTGTCATATAGGCCCCTGTCGATGCGACGCAACTCTCCCGCCCGCACCATGCGCTGCAGGGTCTTGTCGATGGCATCACGACTGCCCAACTGTGCAAAGTCGGTTGGCACCCAAACTTGTCCAGGTTCAGCCGCTTCGATCAGGGCAAAGATGTGGGATTTGAGTTCGGACATTATCTCTCCTGTCCGATATTTATATATCTTTTTCGGACATTGAGCAAGAGCTTGTCCGAAAAATGTAGTTTTATTTCGGACGACATATGTATGCACCGCAAATAACAACGGCCCGCAATGCGGGCCGTTGTTCATAAGGCAGATGCCGGATCAGGCATAGCTGCGCAAGCGCAGTGAAAACTCTTGCAAAGCCTTGATGCCGGAAGCTTCGGCACGGACACACCAGTCCTGCAACTGGTGCAGCAATTGCTCGCGGCTGGCGTGGGAGCGGTCCCAGATGGCGGCCAGTTCCACGCGCATGTCATGCATGGTCTGCAGCGGCTTGCTGTGCGCCAGCACGGCGGACAATTGCTGCTGCTGCGGCTCGGCCAGCTTGGCAGGTTCGCTTTGCAGCAGCTTGCGCGACGATTTCAGCACACGGGATTCGATCTGCGACTTGGCTTTCAGGTGTTCCAGCTCATCATGCCAGGTCTGTTTCAGCGATTTTGCGTATTTCCCCATGACGTCGTAGCGATTGGCGATCACCGATTGCAGGGTATCGAAATCGGCCACGAGCTTTTTGCGGTCGAACTTGGGCGCCGGCGCGATTTTCTTGACCTTGGCCAGGCCGACGCTTTTCAGGATGCAGATATACATCCAGCCGATATCGAACTCGTACCATTTCGACGAAAATTTCGCCGAAGTACCAAAGGTGTGATGGTTGTTGTGCAGTTCTTCGCCACCGATGATGATGCCCCATGGGAACACATTGGTCGAAGCATCGGTGCAATCGTAGTTGCGGTAACCCCAGTAGTGGCCAATGCCATTGATGATGCCGGCGGCGTTGATCGGGATCCACATCATTTGCACAGCCCAGACGGAAAGGCCGATGATGCCGAACAGCGATACGTTGATGATCAACATCATCGCAATGCCCAGGGTGCTGTACTTGGTGTACAGATTGCGCTCGAGCCAATCATCCGGCGTGCCATGACCATACTTTTCCGTGGTTTCGGCATTCTTGGCTTCGATGCGATAGAGTTCCGCGCCTTCAAAGAAAACCTTCTTGATGCCGCGGGTAACCGGGCTATGCGGATCTTCCTCGGTTTCGCACTTGGCGTGATGCTTGCGGTGCACCGCAGCCCACTCCTTGGTCTGCATGCCGGTGGTCATCCACAGCCAGAAACGGAAGAAATGGCTGGGAATGGCATGCAACTCCAGGCCGCGATGGGCCTGGCAGCGGTGCAGGTAAATCGTCACGCCCAGGATAGTGAGATGCGTCACCACCAGGGTGTAAATCAGCACGTCCCAACCACTGGCGCCGGTCAGACCATTCGCCAGAAAATTCAATATTGTGTCCAAAGTATGACTGCTCCAGAAAAATTCATCTCTTTGGCCCTGCAGTCCCCCGCACGGCCACGCTTATCTTGCTGTTTTTATTGGTCTTTTCAGGATTGTACTCGTTTTTCAGGGGAAACCCCCAAAGAGTTCAAGTTTCAATTTTGTTAATTAATCTCACTTCACGTTGCGGGTAAGGAATGTTTATGTTGTTCGCGCTCAAGGCACGCAAGATAGCGACATTTACATCAGACAACACATTCGCCTTGCCATTCTCGGGATCGGCGATCCAGAAACCAATTTCCAGGTCCAGGCCATCAGCCCCGAGATTCAGGAGAAAAACGGTCGGCGCCGGATCCTGGCTCACCCTTGGCACGCCGGCAGTAGTATCCAGCAACAATTTCAGTACATGGTCGATATCCGATTCATACCCCACCGTCACCTTGGTAGCCTGGCGAATCGAGCGATCGCTCAGATACTGGTTTTGTACTGCATTGGAAAGCAGCATTTCATTGGGGATGATGGCTTCAACGCCGTCGCCACCGCGCAGGGTGGTGTAACGGGTATTGATCTCACGGATTGCCCCGGTATATTTATCGACCGTCACCACATCGCCAATAGCCAGGCTGCGCTCGAGCAGGATGATGAAGCCCGAGACGTAATTGCTGACGATTTTTTGCAAGCCCAGGCCAAGGCCGACGCCGAGGGCGCCGCCGAACACCGACAATACCGTCAGGTCGATGCCGACCAGCGACAGGCTGAACAACACCGCCACCACGATCAGCACAGATTTGCCAAGGCGGACCATTACCACCCGCAGCGAGGGATGCATGCCTTCGATATGCAGCAGGCGCGCTTCCAGCGTCGCGCCAATCCACAGCGCCACGACCAGGGTAATGACGACGAAGACCGCTGCCTGCAGGATCGCCAACAGGGATACCTGGCTTTTGCCAATGGGCAGCGATGTTTGCCCCAGAAACCCGATCAACTCCGGCAGCAGGCCGGTGATGTGCAAGGCCACGCCAGCCCATACCAGGGTGGAGAAGCCACGTTCGAACAACAGCTGGGTCGCGCTGATCCGGCCGCCACGCACAAATGCGCGGCGCAGGATATAGAAAGCCAGGCGGATCAGGGCAAAAGAGCCGATCAGTGCAGTCGCAAGACGCAGCAGATTGACTGGCTGCCACTGGCCGAGCAGCCAGCGCGCCAGCCAGATCAGCAGCAGTGCCAGCAAGGGCCACAGCGCCGGGCCGATGCCTTCCACGCCCAGACGCCGCAGGCGCTGCTCGCGGTCCTGTGCCGACAGGCGCGGCCGCAACAGGCGCGCCAGGCCCCAGGAGACGGCAATGCACAGGCCGATCGTGACGATTTGCCAAAATACATCCGGATGCTGCAGGTCGTTCCAGACGTCCTGCCACAGCGGTGACAACAGCGTCGACTTCATGAGATTACTTCCGGCGTTGCAGGACCGCGGCAAAGAAACCGTCGGTCTGGTGTCGTTGCGGCGTCAGTTGCAGGTAGTCCTGCATCTCCAGGGCGATCTTTTGCTCGGCCAGCACTTCGTGCATCGGCACCAGGCTGAAGTCTTCGTGGCTCGCCAGGAATTGTTCGACGATCGCCTGGTTTTCCTCATCCAGCAGGCTGCAGGTGGCATACACCAGGCGCCCGCCCGCCTTCACCAGGCGCGCCGCGCCGGCCAGGATCGCCGCCTGCTTGACGTTGAGCTCGGCAACCGACGCCGGCGTCTGGCGCCATTTCATGTCCGGATTACGGCGCAGGGTGCCCAGGCCGCTGCAGGGCGCATCGACCAGCACGCGGTCGACCTTGCCGGCCAGGCGCTTGACCTTGGTATCGTTTTCATGCGCGATCAGGACCGGGTGCACGTTCGACAAACCGCTGCGCGCCAGACGCGGCTTGAGCTTGGCCAGGCGCTTATCGGAGACGTCGAAGGCGTACAGGCGGCCGGTGTTGCGCATGTTCGCGCCCAGCGCCAGGGTCTTGCCGCCGGCGCCAGCGCAGAAATCGACCACCATTTCGCCACGCTTGGCGCCGACGATCTGCGCCAGCAACTGGCTGCCTTCGTCCTGCACTTCGATGGCGCCGCTCTGGAACAACGGCAAGTTCTGCAGCGCCGGTTTCTTGTGGATGCGGATGCCCAGCGGCGAGTATGGCGTCGGTTCGGCAATGATGGGGGCTGCAGCCAGTTCGCGCACCACATCCTCGCGCGCGGCTTTCAGGGCATTCACGCGCAAGTCCAGCGGCGCCGGCC
This window harbors:
- a CDS encoding DUF6088 family protein, with amino-acid sequence MSELKSHIFALIEAAEPGQVWVPTDFAQLGSRDAIDKTLQRMVRAGELRRIDRGLYDRPKFNSLTKRPTTPDYRAVAEAIARRDQLRLLVDGMTAANDLGLTDAVPARVTIHTDTRRRAVQLDKLTIEFKQTAPSRLYWAGRPAMRIVQALHWLKDTLTSERYPILSKLTKVLADPVHGAAIRQDLLDGFNVLPAWMQSLVRELPGCDPQAASTATRQSPGVEKPPSVRRRSAKHVEAS
- a CDS encoding fatty acid desaturase, which translates into the protein MLNFLANGLTGASGWDVLIYTLVVTHLTILGVTIYLHRCQAHRGLELHAIPSHFFRFWLWMTTGMQTKEWAAVHRKHHAKCETEEDPHSPVTRGIKKVFFEGAELYRIEAKNAETTEKYGHGTPDDWLERNLYTKYSTLGIAMMLIINVSLFGIIGLSVWAVQMMWIPINAAGIINGIGHYWGYRNYDCTDASTNVFPWGIIIGGEELHNNHHTFGTSAKFSSKWYEFDIGWMYICILKSVGLAKVKKIAPAPKFDRKKLVADFDTLQSVIANRYDVMGKYAKSLKQTWHDELEHLKAKSQIESRVLKSSRKLLQSEPAKLAEPQQQQLSAVLAHSKPLQTMHDMRVELAAIWDRSHASREQLLHQLQDWCVRAEASGIKALQEFSLRLRSYA
- a CDS encoding mechanosensitive ion channel family protein; translated protein: MKSTLLSPLWQDVWNDLQHPDVFWQIVTIGLCIAVSWGLARLLRPRLSAQDREQRLRRLGVEGIGPALWPLLALLLIWLARWLLGQWQPVNLLRLATALIGSFALIRLAFYILRRAFVRGGRISATQLLFERGFSTLVWAGVALHITGLLPELIGFLGQTSLPIGKSQVSLLAILQAAVFVVITLVVALWIGATLEARLLHIEGMHPSLRVVMVRLGKSVLIVVAVLFSLSLVGIDLTVLSVFGGALGVGLGLGLQKIVSNYVSGFIILLERSLAIGDVVTVDKYTGAIREINTRYTTLRGGDGVEAIIPNEMLLSNAVQNQYLSDRSIRQATKVTVGYESDIDHVLKLLLDTTAGVPRVSQDPAPTVFLLNLGADGLDLEIGFWIADPENGKANVLSDVNVAILRALSANNINIPYPQREVRLINKIET
- a CDS encoding RsmB/NOP family class I SAM-dependent RNA methyltransferase yields the protein MRLPPAIIGHTDEVLREVLRLTGPADVTLSRYFREHPKLGSRERGVIAEAVYAILRNRLVYTNFAESGIGAAMRRISLLGLADTVGIDSLGGLLPEEVDWLTRVLQIDRATLPLALRSNLPSWLFDKLLAREGEAGLVELTEAMNRPAPLDLRVNALKAAREDVVRELAAAPIIAEPTPYSPLGIRIHKKPALQNLPLFQSGAIEVQDEGSQLLAQIVGAKRGEMVVDFCAGAGGKTLALGANMRNTGRLYAFDVSDKRLAKLKPRLARSGLSNVHPVLIAHENDTKVKRLAGKVDRVLVDAPCSGLGTLRRNPDMKWRQTPASVAELNVKQAAILAGAARLVKAGGRLVYATCSLLDEENQAIVEQFLASHEDFSLVPMHEVLAEQKIALEMQDYLQLTPQRHQTDGFFAAVLQRRK